The following is a genomic window from Candidatus Tumulicola sp..
TCGACGACGCTGCGACGCGCGAAGACGCGATACGAGCCGTCGTTGCGATCGATGATGACGACCGGATTGCCGTGCGTCTCGGCCTCGCGCGCGAAGTTCCGCTTGTAGGCGGAGACGAGCGCGGCTTCGAGGGCCTCGATGAGCACTTCAAAGGAAAGGCCGCGATCGCGCTCGAGGTCTTGCAGCGCGGCGATCAGTTCCGGGTTGGCGGTCGCGGGCGCGGCGACGGTCGAGCCGTTCCCGCCGGCGGCAGCCTTCTTGAGCGTTTTGCGAGGAGCCATTTGGTTTGTCGATTTACCTTGACAGAAACGAAAGGAGTGGGCTGTCCCACTCCTCTCGGAGATTACACTCGGTATCCTACCATATGATGGGCCTAAACGCAATATTCAGGGGGTCGGGCCCCGGCACTGCATCACGGCTTCTTTCGGCGCAGGTCGGCGGCCGGCTCGTACACGAGGTGCGCTTTTTTGATCGCTGCGTGCGGAATTTCGACGGTGCCGGCGTAGCGATCGGCGATCGTCACGCTGACCTCGTTCGCGGATTCGATACGCCCGGTGAACTCGACGCGCTTGGCGATGGGCAGCCGTGTGATGATGCGCGCGTCGCGCCCGGCGAAGCGGCGGAAGTGCTCTGGCGTCAGCAGCGGACGATCCAGACCTGCCGACGCGACCTCGATGCGGTAGGAACCGATCGTGGGACCGAGCGCTTCCGCTCGCCGCTCGATGATGCGAGAGACCTGCTCGCAGAGCGTGGTGTCGACGCCGCCATCGCGGTCGATGGTCAGCGCCAATACGTATTCGCCTCGTTCGCGGCGCACGGTCGACTTGAGGATCTCCACGGATTTGAATTCCGCGCCGAAATCGCCGAGCAGCGCTTCGAGTTTTTCTAGCGCGCCGCTATCCTCAGGCGCCTTCATGGGCCCCGCCCTAGGGCTTTGATGGTAGCGCCGCTTTTTTCCAGCGCTGCCCGGACGGCGCGCGCGATCCCCGCCGCGCCCGGCGTGTCGCCGTGAATGCACAGCGTCTGGATGCGCCCGGATTGCGCCAGCTTCAGCGCCTGCTCGGCGGCTTGGACCGGATCGGTGAACACCGCGCCCGCTTTCTCGCGCGCGCGCAGCGATCCGTCCGCCTCGTACGCGCGGTCGCAGAAACCCTCGGCTGCGGTTGGGAGCCCGGCGGCGCGTCCCGCCTCGATCAGCGCCGAGTCTGCCAATCCTACTAAAGTCAGTGTTGCATCGTGGCGTTTGATCGCCGAGGCGATCGCGTCGGCAAGCGCGCGGTCTTTCGCGGCATCGTTATAGAGCGCGCCGTGCGGCTTCACGTGGGCGAGCTTGCCGCCGTTCGCCTCTGCCATCCCCGCGAGCGCCGCGATCTGATACAGCACGATGCGCTCGAGTTCGTCGGGGGCGATGCGCATGCTGCGCCGCCCGAATCCGGCGAGATCCGGGTATGAAGGATGTGCGCCGATGGCGACCCCGCGGCGCAGGGCGGCCTTGACGGTCGCTTCCATCACGGTCGGGTCGCCGGCATGGAAGCCGCACGCGATGTTCGCTGAGGTGACGATATCGAGCAACGTCTCGTCGTCGCCCATGCGCCAAGCGCCGAACGATTCGCCCATGTCGCAGTTGAGATCGATCCGCATGCCGGTCAGGCGCCTTCGAAAAATCCTTGAGCGAGGCTCGCAGCCGCGTCGATGCGCTCGCCGTGCAACCGGCGCATCGTAAGAGCAAGGGCGTGCGCCGCGTCGACCAGCGTCACGACCTCGAAGCGCACGATGTCGCCGGGACGCAATTGGCCCGCTCGCGGCAGATCGGCCGTGATGACGCCAAGCGCGTAGGCGTACCCGCCCGTGGTCTGATGTTCTGCGAGCAACACCACGGGCAAGCCGTCGCTCGTCACTTGCACGCAGCCCGCGCAC
Proteins encoded in this region:
- a CDS encoding 5-oxoprolinase subunit PxpA encodes the protein MRIDLNCDMGESFGAWRMGDDETLLDIVTSANIACGFHAGDPTVMEATVKAALRRGVAIGAHPSYPDLAGFGRRSMRIAPDELERIVLYQIAALAGMAEANGGKLAHVKPHGALYNDAAKDRALADAIASAIKRHDATLTLVGLADSALIEAGRAAGLPTAAEGFCDRAYEADGSLRAREKAGAVFTDPVQAAEQALKLAQSGRIQTLCIHGDTPGAAGIARAVRAALEKSGATIKALGRGP